The following proteins are co-located in the Thermus thermophilus HB8 genome:
- a CDS encoding branched-chain amino acid ABC transporter permease, with the protein MLEQILVLLPQVLFDGFILGFIYAMIALGYTMVYGVLELINFAHSEIFMIGAVAGVEVFRYLAPLIPNGYLLLLVAVVVGAAVAGLTAILVERMAYRPLRRRGTTNRLVPLVTAIGVSFFLQDLVRLIEGLWHNEFFLRMRTIPDLEGSFTLFGGAIFIQTKSVIVIVVSVLMLWGLTYLVNRTKLGMAIRAVAQDLSTASLMGINPDLIISRTFLIGGALGGVAGVLFALIYTTINPYVGFLPGIKAFTAAVLGGIGNIPGAMLGGLVLGQLENFFGTYLPILTAGNFGTEYKDVVAFLILIFILLFRPQGLLGQMVKEKV; encoded by the coding sequence TTGCTAGAGCAGATCCTGGTCCTGCTACCCCAGGTGCTCTTTGACGGCTTCATCCTGGGCTTCATCTACGCCATGATCGCCCTGGGGTACACCATGGTCTATGGCGTCTTGGAGCTCATCAACTTCGCCCACTCCGAGATCTTCATGATCGGGGCCGTGGCCGGGGTGGAGGTCTTCCGCTACCTCGCCCCCCTGATCCCCAACGGCTACCTCCTCCTCCTGGTGGCCGTGGTGGTGGGGGCGGCGGTGGCGGGCCTCACCGCCATCCTGGTGGAGCGCATGGCCTACCGGCCCCTCCGCCGCCGGGGCACCACCAACCGCCTCGTGCCCCTGGTGACGGCCATCGGGGTGAGCTTCTTCCTCCAGGACCTGGTGCGGCTCATTGAGGGCCTCTGGCACAACGAGTTCTTCCTGCGCATGCGCACCATACCGGACCTCGAGGGCTCCTTCACCCTCTTCGGGGGCGCCATCTTCATCCAGACCAAGTCGGTGATCGTCATCGTGGTCTCCGTGCTCATGCTCTGGGGGCTCACCTACCTGGTGAACCGCACCAAGCTGGGGATGGCCATCCGGGCCGTGGCCCAGGACCTCTCCACGGCGAGCCTCATGGGCATCAACCCCGACCTGATCATCTCCCGCACCTTCCTCATCGGCGGCGCCTTGGGCGGGGTGGCCGGGGTCCTCTTCGCCCTCATCTACACCACCATCAACCCCTACGTGGGCTTCCTCCCCGGCATCAAGGCCTTCACCGCGGCGGTCCTGGGCGGGATCGGCAACATCCCCGGGGCCATGCTCGGGGGCCTCGTCCTGGGGCAGCTGGAGAACTTCTTCGGCACCTACCTGCCCATCCTCACCGCCGGCAACTTCGGGACGGAGTACAAGGACGTGGTGGCCTTCCTCATCCTCATCTTCATCCTCCTCTTCCGGCCCCAAGGCCTCCTGGGCCAGATGGTTAAGGAGAAGGTATGA
- a CDS encoding branched-chain amino acid ABC transporter permease gives MSLLSLALSLVFLALSFLAPNTLTAFLGLGALGVAAFARLEPRVRTLNLALLTLAFTLFLRNSGNTLGLIGLVGILVALTTLPRIPRGIRVALGLAILLLSVPIAGFANTFIFELGIQIGIFAAMSLGLNVVVGMAGLLDLGYAAFFAVGAYTWAIFGSPQAGKFLQGNFPLPGEYMYLFMLIAVVTTAITGLLIGLPALRLRGDYLAIVTLGLGEVVRILANNLDHPINITNGPQGITPVGRPPIDWFRSLMGALGVRLDETTDYQLFFYLLVLAMIGLVVLANVNLANSRFGRAWVAIREDEIAAQAMGIPLLPTKLIAFMTGAAFSGVMGVIYGAQRTFVSPESFTLLASITILAMVILGGMGSIPGAILGAAALTILNLDILKTFSEFVRTSLPWIPSQVDPAKYERLVFGLILVLMMIYRPQGLIPEARHRAELEEEA, from the coding sequence ATGAGCCTGCTCTCCCTCGCCCTAAGCCTCGTCTTCCTCGCCCTCTCCTTCCTCGCCCCCAACACCCTCACCGCCTTCCTGGGCCTGGGGGCCCTGGGGGTGGCCGCCTTCGCCCGGCTCGAGCCCCGGGTACGGACGTTGAACCTCGCCCTCCTCACCCTGGCCTTCACCCTCTTCCTGCGGAACTCCGGCAACACCCTGGGGCTCATCGGCCTCGTGGGGATCCTCGTGGCCCTCACGACCCTCCCCCGGATCCCGCGCGGGATCCGGGTGGCCCTGGGCCTCGCCATCCTCCTCCTCTCCGTGCCCATCGCCGGGTTCGCCAACACCTTCATCTTTGAGCTCGGCATCCAGATCGGCATCTTCGCCGCCATGTCCCTGGGCCTCAACGTGGTGGTGGGGATGGCGGGGCTTCTGGACCTGGGTTACGCCGCCTTCTTCGCCGTGGGCGCCTACACCTGGGCCATCTTCGGCTCCCCCCAGGCGGGGAAGTTCCTCCAGGGCAACTTTCCCCTGCCCGGCGAGTACATGTACCTCTTCATGCTCATCGCCGTGGTCACCACGGCCATCACCGGCCTCCTCATCGGCCTCCCCGCCCTAAGGCTCCGGGGGGACTACCTGGCCATCGTCACCCTGGGCCTCGGCGAGGTGGTGCGCATCCTGGCCAACAACCTGGACCACCCCATCAACATCACCAACGGACCCCAGGGGATCACCCCCGTGGGCCGTCCCCCCATTGACTGGTTCCGCAGCCTCATGGGGGCCCTGGGGGTGCGCCTGGACGAGACCACGGACTACCAGCTCTTCTTCTACCTCCTCGTCCTGGCGATGATCGGCCTCGTGGTCCTGGCCAACGTCAACCTGGCCAACTCCCGCTTCGGCCGCGCCTGGGTGGCCATCCGCGAGGACGAGATCGCCGCCCAGGCCATGGGCATCCCCCTCCTGCCCACCAAGCTCATCGCCTTCATGACCGGGGCGGCCTTTTCCGGGGTGATGGGGGTGATCTACGGGGCCCAGCGCACCTTCGTCTCCCCCGAGTCCTTCACCCTCCTGGCCTCCATCACCATCCTGGCCATGGTGATCCTGGGCGGGATGGGCTCCATCCCCGGGGCCATCCTGGGGGCGGCCGCCCTCACCATCCTCAACCTGGACATCCTCAAGACCTTTAGCGAGTTCGTCCGCACCAGCCTCCCCTGGATCCCGAGCCAGGTGGACCCCGCGAAGTACGAGAGGCTGGTCTTCGGGCTTATCCTCGTCTTGATGATGATCTACCGGCCCCAAGGCCTGATCCCCGAGGCCCGCCACCGGGCCGAGCTGGAGGAGGAGGCATGA
- a CDS encoding ABC transporter ATP-binding protein, translating into MSLLELKNVHTYYGHIHALKGISLTVEEGEIVTLIGSNGAGKTTTLRTISGLVKPRQGEVLFQGRPIHRLPAHEIVALGVGHVPEGRRIFPRLTVEENLEIGAYLENDRKVIQERKEQVYQLFPRLYERRQQKGGTLSGGEQQMLAIGRALMQNPRILLMDEPSMGLAPVLVDFIFEIVQKLNQEGRTILLVEQNARLALQVAHRGYVLATGEIILYGPARELAENPEVQKAYLGEG; encoded by the coding sequence ATGAGCCTCCTGGAGCTCAAAAACGTCCACACCTACTACGGGCACATCCACGCCCTGAAGGGCATCTCCCTCACGGTGGAGGAGGGGGAGATCGTCACCCTCATCGGCTCCAACGGCGCCGGGAAGACCACCACCCTGCGCACCATCAGCGGCTTGGTGAAGCCGAGGCAGGGGGAGGTCCTCTTCCAGGGCAGGCCCATCCACCGCCTCCCCGCCCACGAGATCGTGGCCCTCGGGGTGGGGCACGTCCCCGAGGGGCGGCGGATCTTCCCCCGGCTCACGGTGGAAGAGAACCTGGAGATCGGGGCCTACCTGGAAAACGACCGCAAGGTGATCCAGGAGCGGAAAGAGCAGGTCTACCAGCTCTTTCCCCGGCTCTACGAGCGCCGCCAGCAGAAGGGGGGGACGCTTTCGGGCGGGGAGCAGCAGATGCTCGCCATCGGCCGGGCCCTGATGCAAAACCCGAGGATCCTCCTCATGGACGAGCCCTCCATGGGCCTCGCCCCCGTTCTGGTGGACTTCATCTTTGAGATCGTCCAGAAGCTCAACCAGGAGGGGCGGACGATCCTCCTCGTGGAGCAGAACGCCCGCCTCGCCCTCCAGGTCGCCCACCGGGGGTACGTCCTCGCCACGGGGGAGATCATCCTCTATGGGCCCGCTAGGGAGCTCGCGGAAAACCCCGAGGTGCAGAAGGCCTACCTGGGGGAGGGGTAG